Part of the Hevea brasiliensis isolate MT/VB/25A 57/8 chromosome 16, ASM3005281v1, whole genome shotgun sequence genome is shown below.
TAGGTTATGCCAAGTCTCCTGGACTAGGTGAACCAAAGTGACATATATTCAAGAGACAAAATGCAGCTGCACAAATAAACACGGTGACCTGCATAAGGTATGACATATTGAAGTATGTTTAGTTTCCCAACGTGAACTTACTtctaaaatgaaaaatatttcttCCGATATAATAACTCCTGAGAACTATTCAGAACATTTTTAATGAGCACTTTAGCTGTGCCTCTAGATTCAAATGCAATTTGTTTCTAACTTGAGTCTCTGGCCCAACTAATGATGAACAAACTAAATGAACtacattcaaaattaaaattttaattactgcAAATATGCTGAAAGCTAACTTCTGCGAATACCACTTTATTGTAGCTGCAGCAGCAGCCAGGCAGAGATAATATTGCTTGTAGTAAGTATCCAGGCCAAGTGCTGAAGGTTCCTTGGCTGCTAAATCTCTAATCAGTACAGCACCCTGGAATGAGTAACAGAAAAGGCATTACCACCAAAGAGATTTACGTGTCAGCACCTAGAAATAAAACATCAGTGAAAAATTGAAGTTTTTGGTACAACCTTCGTATCATCAAAGCAACCACGGGCCATCACAACCTACAAAAAGTTAGCAATGGTAAACTTGGTAGGGAAATACTTACAAACAAAGCATGTGTTTAAGGTATGCATGCATACACAAATAGAGACAAATGCCAACCCAGAATTCCAATTCCTTAAGGACATCACCTTCTTGACAAAAGCATAAAATCGATCCACTAGTTCAGAAACTCCAACCATTCCATCAGGAGCCACTTTGTTTGGAGGAGCGATAATCACCATAGGATCATAGAATTGCAACAAAGTTTTTGTATTCTGATAGGAGCTGCTAGTTTCAATATATTGAGAAAGATGCAGTGATGCTGACCTCAAGTCAAAAGCAGCCATTCCCACCTGTAAGTTGGACGAAATCAACTCCATTGAATATAAAGCATCCACAACTTCAGCTTGCAAAACCTATTTATATCAAACCAGGTCTACTAAAGATATTCAGATTCTTTTAAGAGTTCAATAACTTCAAATTCTATGTTATATAACGATCAGAATTGCTTATGCATAGCTAAATCTTTTAAACACTACTCTTTGTTTTAGAATCCAAAAATTGTGTACCAACCGGATCCTTCTTCTTGGCTCATGAgtgaattattttctttaaattagtaAAGAGAGAACTTTATTTCTATTATTATTTGTAGCAAATCAGCACTAGATATTGAAAATTGAAATACTCCTGAAATTCGTTTATGTAGCAAAATAAGAAAACTATAAagcattttcaaaaaaaaaaaaaaagaaaaagaaaataaaagaaagaaaacaatTTGCAAGTCCTTGACTAAATATGAAAAACTCATTTCCGAGCCTAAAAGCTGCACCATCACGAAAAAAAATATGTAATAACTTAAATAATATGAAAATACAGTAGAATTATGCCTATAAATAAGCATCTTAAGCGCATCCACATTTAAGATTCAAAATGCAATTCGAGAATTCAAATAGTAAGAATAACCATAGATAGAGGAAAAATTAAGGAGATGAGATAAAGCAGATGTTTACATTTTAATATGTCAATTCAAACGTAAGCCAAAACGGTAAGATTCCCAATCAAAACACATATTTTACAgatttttcctttactttctagcattttcccGGAAACCGAAAGGAAAGAGAGTACCTCTTTGGCCCTGTTTTCTATTAGGCCAATCACGATGCTTGATCTCTCTCCTCCATCGTCTTCCATTTTGCTTCGGCGAAAAGGATTGAAAAATCTTGCAAATGCGCGCCAACTCGTGATTCATTTATAGGAGACTAGGAGTTGCATTTTCACAGTTTTACTTTGAGCGAGGTGCGTAGTCTGCTTAAAATGCGCACCAGGATTGGCGGGAGTttgattaatgggattagggccataaTGGTCTGCATAAAGTTGTTCACTGTCCAGTTACTTCCTTAACAGAAAAAACTAACAAATCCACTTTCATGAAAAATTTACCAAATATCTCACATTGCactaaaatataatacaatttatatttataaaatttacaatTATCTTTTAAGATGTAATGGATGAATCTTATATACATATAAGAAAAAGAACACATATTCCATAATCACTTAATAATTTCTCCAGTTCTGTTATCAAATGTTTAAGCACCACCTTAATTTTTCATTAGCTTGGAATGGCGGCAGAGCGTGATTGGATTTCACATTTTCACTGTCTCGGTCCCTGCTCTGTTAGGAATTGGGTTGAAACGGGATGAAAACAGATTTTCCATTGTTtggtaattaaaaatatatttttcatacatttatgttaaattatatattattaaattatagttTGCAAATTGTCAGCACATTCCACAAGGAATATCATATGCCTTTACTATTGTGCAATATAATTGAAGCCTGGCGGCTATTATCGCATACACTCATCGGTTGAATTAAGTGCCCTTGTGCTGCATAATTTTCTTCTCCAAActtgatttattataaatttataaaccaaaataTATGGGACACAATATGTATACAAGTTACTCAAGTTGCTTTGCATTTAGTTAAaaaaagcatttttttttttaatttatggtaTGGGGTTCACTATTCTCTTGGTTCTTTGATTATACTTACGGCTCCTTTATTCTATCATGGTATAATAAGTTACTcctgaaaatttcaaaaaaaaaaaaattgttaaggtgTAACACTTGACCGTATTTGATAAGAGatcgataaaaaaaatttaagttttGTTAACTTAATGTCCAAACTTAACATTTAACCCCCAAAACTTAatctattattttataatatcaaAACAACATTACTAAGGGATTAAAAGTTATAAGGGCATGATCACTCCTTATTAACCTCCTCCTACCAACCACCCCTGAGGATCTACTGGTTACTAAGGTTCTATTGGGATGTTTGTTTTCTGTACTTTAACTATGGAAGTGGTATAACAATGAGAATCTGAAAATGACTAACAAAATGCTTTcaaaataatcattaaaataggaAAAATGAATATGCTAGTACAAGGAGACCAAGGAGGAGGGATAAAGAAAAAATGTAAGGCAGCTTGCCTATCACAAGGGAATCAATCATCTAGAAAGGTCCCTGGTAGAATATAGACAGGTCCCTGGTAGAATATAGACAGTCTGCGTTCCTGATGATAGTCCACTAGACATTCTTGCCAGAGTGCATGTTGCAGTTGCACCATGCTAAGTGACCATTGCCCTTGTTGACAGCCACTCGAAATCTTCCCACCAATAGAAGGAAGAGAAACATAGAGTGCTATTCTAGTATCCTCATACAGATGATAAGAGAATTATCAAAagtaatcaaaaccaaaatggccGGAAAATCACGACTAACAAAAATTAATATCAACAAACGAAAGCAGATTCACAATGAATATCAGAATAGATCCTCCATTTGATCAAAACTAAAGATCAAATTATCCAATCAAACCACACATTACATGTTACGAACTTGAATTAGAATTCCCAGCTAAaacaaaatttcagttttaaaTCAAACCACATATTTATAAACTCAAATTAGAAATCCAACAGCAAATATAACAAAATTGCAGTTTCAGCGCATTTACATTTATATTTTCACATCAGTCAAGACCACATTGTTTTTGCATTTGCTTCAAACTCAATCGGCTAAGAATTGTATCCAATCGAAGTGTCTCTTGCCCAATCCTCTATATCAAAACTTTGTTCCTGAGAAGGTCAAAAACCATCCAACATTAGTTgcctggattttttttttttttaaataataataatgataacaataacaatcACAATAAAAACTTTCACATTCCCTCAAACCCAGCAAAGAAGAAGTTACGGTTTTGTCATTAATCTTCTGTAAAATAAGTAAATACTAGATTTTCCCTTCCTTTTCCCACATCTCTGGCAACTACAAAGACATCCAAATTTCTAAGCATGATTATGTGATTCCATTAATGGAACTACAGAATTATCCCAACCAGTAGTTATAAGTGACAGATTTTCattaaaaagaagaagagaaatttgggttgaagtttgcattagctgtataaagaatgcaatataaaatgcaaaaaaatTGGGACCTAAAATTATATTAGAATCCAATAAACTATAGACATTGTGAGGCCATTTTTTTTGTTTTCCCCAAAATTTAGGCTCTATTGGCAACCATTTTTAAAGTGTTCTGACCATTATAAAAAGATATGACACCACTATTTTTACAACAGTATAATTTAAACCAAGCATAACGGTTAATAAAACAACAGCTACTGTATAACAGTTAGCCAGCTATTAGAATAGAACAGCTAAGGGCTGCTAAATAAGCTAGAATTGCCAAACGGACCATTACAGCTTCCACCTTTAGAATTAAACAGAGCACCGGGTGCAGCTAGCCACTAATTAGACAATGCATCTGGCCACTTCTTACCAGAGTTCAAGTCTGAAGGAGAAAATGCCCATCTTTAGCTAATGATTAACGAGTAATTTAACAACTAATCAGGACATGAAACTCTAATCCAAAGAAACAGAACAGGCATCATAGATTTCATAGCGAAAATCAGAACATATTAAAGGAAAAATAGTATTATATTAGAAGAAAGAGAGGAAATAGCCAAAGGCACACCTACGTCTGTTTGGTGTAAGAGGAAGAAGCAGGGACACGCTTGGTACGAAACATCAGGTAACCGACGGGTAAGACCACTCCAATCATCATTATCGCTGCGCCGATAATATATCTTAACGGACTCGGCGGCTCCACCTCTATGATTCTCCGGTACTGAATCCCCATCAGATCATAACCGAAAAGTCAATTCAAATATTTTGGTCATGAGATCTGAATCCACAGTTGGataacaagagagaagaaaacttACAGGCATTTTTCTTTTATGTTCTCTTTCTTTGGCTGGTGCAGCTTGGAGCGATCGATAGAGAGAGAGTAGCTGCAATAATTGTAGACGAAGGACTGGGAGATCCGTTGCTTGCACTTCAATGGCGATTTCTAGTTTTCTACACTACTGTGTGAGAACTGAGGATCTGGATTCTAGATTTTCTACCATGCGATTGGTCCTGTGAGTTCTGTTTGCCACTTATATCTTGCCATgtggaaattaattaatgaaaattttccATTGACACAACCATTTTCTGGGttcttttacaatttttttttaccaACAAGCTCGGTTTAAACGATAAATTTGTGAGTATATTTTTTGAAAATAACGTATTTTATAATTACGATTATATGAAATTCACTTAAAATTGTGGGAAATAGATGTGTTTATTTAacgtattttatttaatatatatatatatatatatatatatatatatattatcagaTTCAATATAATCCTCACTGcaagattaattatttttttattatttaaaaagaaattaaaatatatctatatagaaattaatttaaattatatagtaATGAGAGTTACTAGtatcattaatttcattttaatactttattttcattttatgttttatttataagatgagaattatttttattatttaatgataattattgataaaataatatatatttagttttaataaaataataaaaaatacttagttttaataaaataataaaaaaatttataaaaataattttaattttataatttttaattatattttaaaaataaaatttatatttacttTCATATTTAAGATttgttttataaattataaaaaaacagTTGACAGAGCAATGCGAGAGCACCCGTTTTCATGACAAATGCATCCGCGATTTTACTCTGTAATTATAAAAACGTCCTCGTTTTGCTTTTTGGCGGCGAACAACAACATCGTTAGTCACATACATGGCCTAGGAAATTGTCGTAGGATGTGATAGCGATGTGAGCTTCAACGACCACCAAAAGATATGGCCGCCAAATTTGGGTGGGTGCTCGTAGTTCTACAGTTCACGAAGAGCGCTAAAGGGATGAGCCTGATACCACGAAGGGTCTGCTCAAGCATTCCTCAAGTTTTTGGATTTGCAAGTTGGTCCTTCAAGTCCCTGAAATTGCCTGGGGAGTCCTTCCATTCCTCTTCCTCTCCCTGGCTCACTCATGGCCTCCACGCTTTTCAATGCCCTGTAGATCTCGATATCCTCTCTTCTCGCTCAGAAATTTCTATATCCTTTTAAGGGAAATGAATTTTATTGAAAAAGAAATGGTTTTTTTGATGAAGGATGCGGTTGGTATTGTTGCCAAGCTATCGGAATGCATTGCTCGAGAGGTGAAAATAATCTTGGGGCTGATGTTTTCGCGCCCGAAAACAAGAATGTCTTCTATTCTAGAATGTaagttttttaatttagacttaattttctctttttgtCAATGTTTTTATGTCATATCATTATGTGTGTTACATTAAATTCTTTGCTCAAATGGAGCTTGTGTTTCGTGTTTGATCTATGTACTATATAAGCACGTGGATGTTTATAATGTACTTGATTTGTGGGCAATGTGGCAGTGAGTTTGTTTTTGACCGAGTTAAATGGCCACGGGCTCAAATGGATGAGGACTTCCTCAAGCTATCAAAAATGTTCAATGCAAAGACATTCGTTGTTCGGGTGCCTGATCTAGACCCCAAATTCAAAGTTGCTGTTCTTGTTTCCAAACAGGCAAAACTGGTCTTTTTGTAACTTAATAAGATTATCATTTTGATGCATACAGTTtgtatagtcatttaggtctaattttataatcatttttatttgattattagtcatttttagctaatttcattagttaattagttagtttttcatagttgtcaattttgcattaatttataatttttactttgttttgtaggaaaaatggtgtttttgaaggactgaagagaattttgccattgaggagtgtcttctacagccaaagatgtcaaaaacaggttttcaagctaaaatatgtattgaccaaattgtgcataacttgccgcataagccatgcagatctgcataaggagaaagatactgttccagaaccagccgaaatgtgcataaggagactgcatagcttatgcacattctcgcctcccttatgcaccttcacggaattgtgcataacctatgcaccaagtcatgcagtttcgcataagtgaatcataaacataataaaactgcataagggactgcataacttatgcagtccacttatgcagtcccataaagagttcattaatgagctggcaggagattccctcaaataatttctcctagaacataccattttagggctccatgtcagaaaaatgctataaatagtctcattttcccattttagagagaGGAGACAAGGAGCAAAAAAGGAAAGGAGagtagaggcagaatttgaggagtcactttcaccttccacaccattttcaaccaagatttgcagatttctttctttccttacatttttctacatttctagtgtttaatttcttattccctagcttagattaaagctttatttccatttaaactcaatatatcttgtaagcattatggatagtgagtagtttacttttgattctggagtaagggttgtaatatttgagatattttgtggattttgattgggtaatccatattttgtggtcttaatgagttttattcatttcttgtacgcttaatgacatgcttagtgtaggatcccattaagtgatgttcttaatccatggttgaagcaccgaaaggagaaggccttgtgatagataatcaagaaattggacttaattaacttagacctagaaataggctaaggattaagaggattcacagattaattaaagaacttaatgggtcttaattaatt
Proteins encoded:
- the LOC110646076 gene encoding uncharacterized protein LOC110646076 isoform X2; the protein is MPYRRIIEVEPPSPLRYIIGAAIMMIGVVLPVGYLMFRTKRVPASSSYTKQT
- the LOC110646076 gene encoding uncharacterized protein LOC110646076 isoform X1, translated to MPYRRIIEVEPPSPLRYIIGAAIMMIGVVLPVGYLMFRTKRVPASSSYTKQTNKVLI